From Desulfobacterales bacterium, a single genomic window includes:
- a CDS encoding M55 family metallopeptidase — protein sequence AVLVRGTPKALSQMAGIDSSFDAALFVGYHTMKGTLHGILSHTFSSKTIESLKINGREAGETLINAAIAGYYGVPLIFVSGDLAVTKEAKALNPDIETVAVKEAVSRRAAKCLHPQKARRLIREGVKKSLQKRETIQPFTFKPPIELHVQYTNAGMADAVELGCEKKINPPKQCSSNLFYL from the coding sequence ACGCCGTTCTCGTAAGAGGAACCCCGAAGGCTTTATCCCAGATGGCTGGAATTGATTCGAGTTTCGATGCCGCCCTCTTTGTCGGGTACCATACGATGAAAGGAACCCTGCACGGTATCCTTTCCCATACGTTTTCAAGCAAGACCATTGAAAGCCTGAAAATAAACGGGCGGGAAGCCGGTGAGACGCTGATCAATGCGGCCATCGCGGGCTATTATGGCGTGCCGCTGATCTTTGTAAGCGGAGATCTGGCCGTGACCAAAGAGGCCAAGGCCCTAAATCCTGACATTGAAACCGTTGCTGTCAAGGAAGCGGTATCAAGGCGGGCGGCCAAATGCCTTCATCCGCAAAAAGCCCGGCGATTGATCAGGGAAGGAGTGAAAAAATCATTACAGAAGCGCGAAACAATACAGCCGTTTACGTTTAAGCCGCCCATTGAACTGCATGTCCAATACACAAATGCCGGCATGGCCGATGCAGTTGAGTTAGGG